From one Streptomyces sp. Q6 genomic stretch:
- a CDS encoding MoxR family ATPase, with protein sequence MTEQYGAAGAPPAWRVFRAAGDRAPVGQGPRLPDPPQWRRFAGGPPIPLPDLDDTRAAERRLGEAQDLVQLRDEEIDVVNAAILLRRPLLVTGPPGVGKSTLAYLIAQELGLGRVLQWGIVSRSRLSGGLYSYDAIGRAQAVAAWRAGADPGQDGELPPRMGDFLTLGPLGTALLPYEQPRVLLIDELDKCDVDLPHDLLHVMENGSYEIPELMRSAEPEASVFTDDPGVRTTVRHGRIECRAFPIVVITSNGEREFPLPLRRRCLPLELRLPSREQLVAIVSSHLRGSEDVVGPLLDQFERRVKDGGTHSVDQLLNAVQLVTSRGFQHDTHGRKLVEMLLRDLAKGR encoded by the coding sequence ATGACGGAGCAGTACGGTGCCGCCGGGGCGCCGCCCGCCTGGCGTGTGTTCCGGGCCGCCGGTGACCGGGCCCCGGTCGGCCAGGGACCCCGGTTGCCCGACCCGCCGCAGTGGCGCCGCTTCGCCGGCGGCCCGCCGATCCCCCTGCCCGATCTCGACGACACCCGGGCCGCAGAGCGCCGCCTGGGCGAGGCCCAGGACCTGGTGCAGCTGCGCGACGAGGAGATCGACGTCGTGAACGCGGCGATCCTGCTGCGCCGCCCGCTCCTGGTGACCGGGCCGCCCGGTGTGGGCAAGTCCACCCTCGCGTACCTCATCGCCCAGGAACTGGGCCTCGGCCGCGTCCTCCAGTGGGGCATCGTCTCGCGCAGCAGGCTGTCCGGCGGACTCTATTCGTACGACGCGATCGGCCGCGCCCAGGCCGTCGCCGCCTGGCGGGCGGGCGCCGACCCCGGCCAGGACGGTGAACTGCCGCCGCGGATGGGTGACTTCCTCACCCTCGGGCCGCTGGGCACCGCGCTCCTCCCGTATGAACAGCCCCGTGTCCTGCTCATCGACGAACTCGACAAGTGCGATGTCGACCTGCCCCACGACCTGCTGCACGTGATGGAGAACGGGTCCTACGAGATCCCGGAACTGATGCGCAGCGCCGAACCCGAGGCGAGCGTGTTCACCGACGACCCGGGGGTGCGGACCACGGTGCGCCACGGCCGGATCGAGTGCCGCGCGTTCCCGATCGTCGTGATCACCAGCAACGGCGAACGCGAGTTCCCGCTGCCGCTGCGCCGCCGCTGCCTCCCGCTGGAGCTGCGGCTGCCCTCGCGCGAACAGCTCGTCGCGATCGTGTCGAGCCATCTGCGCGGCAGCGAGGACGTCGTGGGCCCCCTGCTCGACCAGTTCGAGCGCCGGGTGAAGGACGGAGGAACCCACTCGGTCGACCAACTCCTCAACGCCGTCCAGCTGGTGACCTCGCGTGGTTTTCAGCACGACACCCACGGGCGTAAGC
- a CDS encoding effector-associated domain 2-containing protein — protein sequence MTLLAKELIALGCIRDAGQRSLFIELVASETGLEVSERGLEPRAEMVALLNKVLPHERGLPALKGAVEALASPEAAESLARIAVREARGVETRGTPSLQPVLSVKVARQARELLASGSPVPRAALHTALARELRIELPDCDDAVDFFDHLLEQNAQYDGLPPVVVLVEVAADLGAARAPELRAWSDGWAEDAGHEATLAERRERISGRAAVDPTVPRALVVMIDPADDSSDRVFVRHWVNAAAGIWQPIALGVESATLDTLAAVVDRALRHGEAQWAHRPDDGPVHIEFVLPHALLNHDMARLEIDSDTAPLPVSLRYYVHLRSLDRMRARDPAQLRRWRARWGTFQSATAAEAYRWSAQGPLDLGRWRARLAARPEKTAVILQHPAVREQGLEALAAALAEGVGLAAWDRRENMPGSVEVLQLILGTSPTQLPAKVHQLRTQAETDDVGPLLVGRHIAFLWDDPNRLVDCEEMPA from the coding sequence GTGACGCTCCTCGCGAAAGAACTGATCGCACTGGGATGCATTCGCGATGCCGGTCAGCGTTCCCTGTTCATCGAGCTCGTCGCCTCGGAGACGGGTCTCGAAGTGAGCGAGCGCGGCCTCGAACCGCGCGCCGAGATGGTCGCCCTGCTGAACAAGGTCCTGCCGCACGAGCGCGGCCTGCCCGCGCTGAAGGGCGCGGTCGAGGCCCTCGCGTCGCCGGAGGCGGCCGAGAGCCTGGCCCGCATCGCCGTGCGCGAGGCGCGCGGTGTGGAGACCCGGGGCACTCCGTCGTTGCAGCCGGTGCTCAGCGTCAAAGTCGCCCGCCAGGCACGCGAGTTACTGGCCTCGGGCAGCCCCGTTCCGCGCGCCGCGCTGCACACCGCGCTCGCCCGGGAACTACGCATCGAACTGCCCGACTGCGACGACGCCGTGGACTTCTTCGACCATCTGCTGGAGCAGAACGCGCAGTACGACGGGCTGCCCCCGGTGGTCGTCCTCGTCGAGGTGGCCGCCGACCTCGGCGCCGCCCGCGCCCCGGAACTGCGCGCCTGGTCGGACGGTTGGGCCGAGGACGCCGGACACGAGGCGACCCTGGCCGAGCGCCGGGAGCGGATCTCCGGGCGGGCCGCGGTCGACCCGACCGTGCCACGCGCCCTCGTCGTCATGATCGACCCGGCGGACGACAGCTCGGACCGGGTCTTCGTACGGCACTGGGTGAACGCGGCGGCGGGCATCTGGCAGCCGATCGCCCTCGGCGTGGAGTCCGCCACGCTCGACACCCTCGCCGCCGTCGTCGACCGGGCGCTGCGCCACGGCGAGGCCCAGTGGGCGCACCGCCCGGACGACGGACCCGTGCACATCGAATTCGTCCTGCCGCACGCCCTGTTGAACCACGACATGGCCCGCCTGGAGATCGACAGCGACACCGCGCCGCTCCCGGTCAGCCTGCGCTACTACGTGCATCTGCGCAGCCTCGACCGGATGCGCGCCCGCGACCCGGCCCAGCTGCGCCGCTGGCGGGCCCGCTGGGGCACCTTCCAGTCGGCGACCGCCGCCGAGGCCTACCGGTGGAGCGCCCAGGGGCCGCTCGACCTCGGCCGCTGGCGCGCCCGCCTCGCCGCGCGGCCGGAGAAGACCGCCGTGATCCTCCAGCACCCCGCCGTGCGCGAGCAGGGCCTTGAGGCGCTGGCCGCCGCGCTCGCCGAGGGCGTCGGCCTCGCCGCCTGGGACCGGCGCGAGAACATGCCGGGCTCCGTCGAGGTGCTCCAGCTCATCCTCGGCACGTCCCCCACCCAGCTGCCGGCCAAAGTCCACCAATTGCGCACACAGGCGGAGACGGACGATGTGGGACCGCTCCTGGTGGGCAGACATATCGCGTTCCTGTGGGACGACCCCAACCGCCTGGTCGACTGTGAGGAGATGCCGGCATGA
- a CDS encoding carboxylesterase family protein has product MTDATATAPVRTTTGLVRGRTRGPLHVFRGIPYAQPPVGALHLAAPVPALTWDGVRDAVAFGPPPPQSLATAVPRTAAPEGDDWLTVNVWSPELGAARLPVLVYVYGGAYLTGSADGPPYDGAALAERGVVVVTFNHRVGAEGFGVFDGAPANRGLLDQVAALRWVRENIGAFGGDPDRVTVFGESAGAGAVASLLAMPSAAGLVRAAIAQSVPGTFFTRELARDIGARIAERLGAPGASAADLAAHSPTRCATRPTR; this is encoded by the coding sequence ATGACCGACGCCACCGCCACCGCTCCCGTACGCACCACGACGGGACTCGTCCGCGGGCGCACCCGTGGGCCGCTCCATGTCTTTCGCGGCATCCCGTACGCCCAACCCCCGGTCGGAGCACTGCACTTGGCGGCCCCGGTGCCCGCGCTGACCTGGGACGGCGTGCGGGACGCGGTCGCCTTCGGGCCGCCGCCTCCGCAGTCGCTGGCCACGGCGGTCCCGCGCACCGCCGCGCCCGAGGGCGACGACTGGCTGACGGTCAACGTGTGGTCGCCGGAGCTCGGTGCGGCCCGGCTGCCGGTCCTCGTCTATGTGTACGGCGGCGCCTACCTCACCGGGTCCGCGGACGGGCCGCCGTACGACGGGGCGGCGCTCGCCGAGCGCGGTGTGGTGGTCGTGACGTTCAACCACCGGGTCGGCGCCGAGGGGTTCGGCGTGTTCGACGGCGCGCCGGCCAACCGCGGCCTGCTCGACCAGGTGGCGGCGCTGCGCTGGGTGCGGGAGAACATCGGGGCGTTCGGCGGGGATCCGGACCGGGTGACGGTGTTCGGCGAGTCGGCGGGCGCGGGCGCGGTGGCGTCGCTGCTCGCGATGCCGTCGGCGGCGGGCCTGGTGCGCGCGGCGATCGCGCAGAGCGTGCCCGGCACGTTCTTCACGCGGGAGCTGGCGCGGGACATCGGGGCACGGATAGCGGAGCGGCTCGGCGCACCGGGCGCGTCGGCGGCCGACCTCGCCGCCCACTCCCCGACGCGTTGCGCGACGCGACCGACGCGCTGA